In Aedes albopictus strain Foshan chromosome 3, AalbF5, whole genome shotgun sequence, the genomic window ttattcagaaaaatacctctagatcggtcaatttcaaagctacataaaaggtgtcttcagcaaacttgctcaaaattaatagatctacaaccgcctacaactttcccgaagaatgtatataattattcttgcaaataaaaaattttggttCCCAATTGAAAATATGGAACACCCTAATTTTCGTGTATATTGAAAAgaaggccttatttttaggaacaactttgtagaagaccatattaatctacaaaatcatttgaaggcgctgaatgcatctttccgcgtaaatctgtttcgtggaccatcgTGTGCATCGCAACAGAGGCAGGCTCAGAGACTCATGGCAGCCTCAACAAAATAAACTAAAACGTTATGGTCCCCTAACCCCTCAATGATGacccattttttaaaaaataaattaacataATATTAACATATaaaatgtaaaataacatatataTTAATAAGGATAGATCTCACCGAATGAAATTGTCCAAAACATTGTGCCAACTTTTTCAAATTGTATCCACATTTATTCAATGCATAACGCACACTAATCACAGTAAGCCGGACGTTTTGAACTGCTCAATGCTCTTCATGCTCTTCAATGCGTAATGCAACAACGAGCTGTTGACATGGCAACACTAGTTGCATCCCGGCAAAGAATGACGGTTCAATTTTCACCATTTTTTCAAATCCTTTCGTTTATCCCTTCAATTGACATAGACATTCACAAgacattcgataaaaattcctTCTTGTTGGTATGCATTCATTCACGATTTTGTCACTATAGGTAATATTTAAAAGCCGCAATTGGTCACATTCATGGTCATATCACGCCACTTAAAAACAGCTCCAACAACGCGTTACAACAGAAAAacccaaaaacaaaaatattcgaTTAGGCACCGTTTCTCTTCTTTTTCAATTCACGTCGTCTTCCTGCACTAAAATTCAACACGCACCTGCCACTCCTGTAGCTTCAAAACGCATTTCCAGGTTATACCTACTCTGTTCGAAGCACTCCACGATTATATATTATGCAACCGTCATATAACGGTGATCGCGATAATTGACGACACTTTCCAAACTCGCACTATGTTCATTGCTATCTCTAGAAATGGCATACTTCAAGCAAATTCcggcttaacccatatccgcccagcgtcctatttataggacagatgccccgaacgcccagcgtcctataaataggacagtcctttggatgtgaatatctccataattatgcaaaattttagaatactttcttcagagaagatgttctccacacccataccttgctcatagtggacaatatagtatgtgactggttcactaggtggcgtaaacgatgctgcaaagaatgcatattgtcacgatctgtgagcatcattttcAATGCGAAAAGAAAAGTTATTTccatggaatcttgacaatggttaataatttacagttcatttcttcggcagagttgttaatcacacattccttaggatgtggaggtggtagcaaggatatttaaattcaagatggcggcttaggttccaagatggcggtcaaaactccagaatatatgctctttaacgacaatgctgcttcggatactatgtaatatgggtatctatcgatcgggcttcacaagtagaactcaaaaatgaatatccgacgccattttgaaatcaaagatggcggaccatatccaatttggcggccatgaaatggcagtttgatctataataccatgcaatatgagtatctatcgatcgggcttgatgagaagaagtcaaaaatcgttattttacgccattttgaaatccaagatggcggaccatatccaatatggcggccacggaatggtagtttgagctatgataccatgcaatatgggtatcgatcgatcgggcatgatgagtagaagtaaaaaaacaatatttaacgccattttgaaatccaagatggcggaccatatggtagtttgatctataataccatacaataggggtatcgatcgatcgggtttcatgagtagaagtcaaaatcgatatttagccctatttcgaaatcaaagatggcggatcatatccaAGATGACGCCCATGGAATggcagtttgagctatgataccatgcaatatgggtatctatcgatcgggcttcatgagtagaactcaaaaatgaatatccgacaccattttgaaacccaagatggtggaccatacccaagttagtggccacggaatggtagtttgagctataataccatgcaatatgcgtatctaaagggtagatggtaggaaAGCGGGTGGGATAGAAGGTGAAGCAgatggtcgggtagagggtttgcgtgaatgatagagtagagggagtggagtagaagatcatagagacatctcctatggttcttgcagaaatgtctgctcagcttctggccggcattcctgttaTGATCTCTCTAACatatacatcaggtattctttacgggattccttcaggaataacttcagggatttctgccagaattgctttagaaaatcctgaaagtattctttcagaaattttacccagccgggatcctcgctagggatttatacagcaattcctcccgggatttcttccgtgattatttcagggatgacTACCAAGccttcagttgagattcccttagaactctaccagatatgactctcagaattccttctgcatatcctcccgggattcattctgggatttcacattatcttttcgatataACTTGTCAGTGCCCAGAATAACAACAGAaataaaattcacatattgttcacgaataaacaatcatggagtagtacaaacataagtggagaagccgtgtcgagtatatctggttgaaattttatatcaaaacttggaatgatgatgaacctggtcgtgttagtagaatacctgtaaatacgagacaccgaagacgaccatatagttgaggtcgaaatacgtatctgtcaaaggcgacaaaataaatggaacattacttaacacgattttcttttttaaatataaaaaaacttctgaaaagtttacgtatggtgagtacgtaaagagagtttgtggggtgctgaaggaaaaactcaattactctattagaaatcattatctgtgtaaaatctaacttctaaagtactttaacgtttgcttatgccacacatagtgagctctctttatttgatttgttgaaaaaaaaatgagaaaagttgaacactgcagtcgaaactacatgaaattacaagaaccatgcattgcatacttttaggcgtttatcgggttatatttctgccccaatttataagtcctttttctattctttttgagtggttatcatctctctcacttgtttagagctgcattttatctaaacggatcagaatataacgatagcgtagaagttgtgcagaagtagaactcaagaaaattatcagatattgaggacctacaatgaagaatttttttggaactacaccatagacttccatttttttcatcaaatcatgcttattttattggaacttgacctttgatagcaaatttatttgaagatttaaattgtgagacaccttgggcgttaacgggttaataacCTAATCTTTCACGTAAGAAACTAATTTCGGGTGGCATACTCCCGCCGAATCATGAATTTCACGGCGGCAGAGCATCTACTCTATACATGCGGAAGTACTTAAGTTTTTCAGCCGAGTCGAACACCAGCAAAAGCGCGACGTCCTACAAAATCCCTACAAACCAAATGCTCCATTGAAACTTCACTGATCTTCCTTTTCCTTGCCATTTCATCGGCCGAAACAAATACGGATCCGAAGAAAAACGTGACAGCCAACATTTTAATGACTttatgtatgtaacgttacttaaTGGAGTTGGGGTGATAGTATCCCAgtgaaaaaaatcgttaaaatctTAACCAATGCCGTATAATAGCAGAAACTCTCAAATttcagggggaactggggtaaaacgggctctataactcgctccagagtagttgcccgtacataaatcatccaccaaccaattcttgagaaaatttgctttcgaattagacatagggtcttgtattaagaaagttatgatttttttccacctttgggcttgattttaccCAATGTGCAACGGCTTGATACTGACTcgcactccagagcactatcatagcaactgaactgatattttggcgattgtagtcaaaactcaaaatgtttaacGACCAACATACAAATCTTGTTATTCTAGTACCACACATTCAAATTTTCATCACTTTAGGTGTTTATtctgatttttaaacgaattttaaagatggcctatcagtgatatctacccgccatcgcaatcagtccagttgtgatgggaaaagaaaGGTGACGGTGACCCGGTGATTCAACAGAGcatacgctgacttggatcgcagtcagcctatcaaaatcggcggtttgcctaccattgatagtgacagagagcaactctggaAGGAAGTAATGACTGCAATCGTTTGTATGCACATCAGACCGATTATACCTCTTCGTCTGCACatactcatgcggatgtcggagtgttggtgagaTATGGTTGGCAGGGgcttcacacattggtgcgtggattgtGGATTGTGGACGCATCAACCCTCGAAGCCCTCATCCACTTTTTGAAAGATGCCAACCTGTATCAACATATATAATATGTACTGTTTCTTAGCTCGTAGATAATTTTATTTGTGTAATTATGAATGCAAATATCGGtacagagatgaactagccaccggctaaaaatctctataataaagaaaaaaaaaatgtataaggtacaccggggcaagttgaaacgggtggggcaagatgaaacgcgaagttttgaaatagatttcaataaaagttggaaatttatccttcgcaataagattgtttgaatcaaaaactatgtgttatggcaatcaaattgtttatcatcaatagaaaacatcatgttaacccgctgtttcaccttgccccacccgtttcaacttgccccggtgtaccttatgtaaAGAGgaaggagaaagtatatagaaggaTACAAAATAGGAGGAAAGGGACAGGCCATGGATTGAACTCAAGACcttctttcattttcattatgCAGCATTTGGTGGAGCAATGGGAGCGCAAGTCAggccaaagccgatgataaggaggggtaatagctgaatagtctttgctgaccacacaaACGCTATGGGATCATAACAgtgcagtggcgtcgcgtaacctcactttttacctgtgcaccgaccctaaaacttgcaattgcaggagatttatgatcaaaatcttaatagaaatgagtgaaagcagtTATTCTCGTCATattctaattattacaagcaaatttgttcaaaaaattcaagaatttatacttggtgcacaggtaaaaagtgaggttacgcgacgccactgtaaCAGTGTATTTTGGTATGGGAGTGTtgatacagacttgacaatatcagtgCTATTCGGAtgcaaaatacttttaaggctcaatagtgaatatCATACCTTCCAAAATCAAAAAACAATCATCCACAAAATGACAAGCATGTCATAGAGAAAGGAGCGTCCGCttgtttattttgttaatatttaATAACAATCGGAGTTATTAGCTTCCACTGCCTATTTGCATGTGTATAACGTGTGACAAGCATGAAGAAACTCTATGCACAAGGAAGTCAattaaatttccattacgaaaagttcctggaccaaccggaaATCGAATCCATCAACCTAAACATGGTTATGCTGAACACTTGGCTGATACATCTGatgattatgccaaatggcttcaTGTCAAACGACTTTACATCAAATAGGGTATCCCCCTTGGTATCCACTATTTATATGATTCAAACATAAAAGCAAAATAATGTCAATGCCATTCAATACTTACTTGAACGCGCTGGGATTCCGTTCCAGCGTAGCCCGAATCGCCTTCTGCCGTTCCTCCTCGTTGTCCAGATTGTTGTAGCAATCCCGACAATTGCAGTTGTAGCAAAACTCCCCGTTCGCGAAACAATCACAGTACAGTTTCAAGCACTGCGACTTGGTACAATTGCACGGTCGCTTCTTGTAGGCTTCATCGGGGAACATTGTCCCCACCGCGGGCCCTTTCCGCGTTTCATCTTCCGATCCACTAACCGACTCGCGCTTGACGGAAATTATGGTGGGGTTGCTGCTATTAAGGGACGACGAACCGCTTAGACTGGGTTTAAGCTGATGGGACACACTATTGGCACTGGAGGGAACCATGACAATTTTCGTTTTGGACCCACCAGCCATTACGGTCGTTCCGCTCAGTTGGTTCAGCTGCGATGCCGTTAGATTGGTGACGGCTTCGGTGGATTTACCATCATCTTTGCGCACCACCGCAATATATCGAGTAGATTCCGGATCCCGTCGGAGAACGCTGTGAAAGAACGACAGTAATGTgtgagtttgaagaaattctcgatatTTCAACCACTGATCATTTGATTTTTCGTATACCGTCTTGCCCTGCTGATTCGACTTCATTAACGGCATTATTTTCAAAACTGTATTAAATATCAGAGATATTCCCCACGATTGGTCGATCATTGTCGAAAAAACGGGTTATTACGGTACTAGACACTCTCGGAATGATTAAGTTCAACTTACCTAGACTGACTGCTGCTGGCAGACAGGACCCTTCTGACAACTGTTTGCGATCCCGAGGGCAGCACTCTGGTTTGTTGCCCAGACGGAGCAGCACGTACGGCCGTTACGTTCCCATTGCTGACGACATAGGTCTTGTTGTTCTGTACAATTATTTTCGAACCAGCTGGGGCAGCGGTGCCGGACTTGCTCATAACTTGAACCACCTTATGGCCGGAGGAGGACGCGCTGCCCGCAGAGCTGGAATTCTGGTTCAGGAATCTAACGTACTGGATACCTTTACCGGGGATATTTATTGCTTGAATTTGGCCAGTTTTTTGCCCCACTTGGATGGCACTTTGGGGCAGAACGACCTTTTGACTCGGTTTAGCGAGCGTTTCGATGCGTTGCACTTGGCCGGCCGTTGTGGTAGTTCCAGGAGATTGCTTCAGCCGAACAATTGTGGAATTGTTTGAAGTGGAGGCTCCCCCGGGGAGGACCTTGACTGGAGATTtgattgcagaagaaattccggtTGGTTTGGGCTTTTCCACTTGAACCATGTGTTTTTTGTTGTTGAGCAAGCCCAATTGATGAGCTTCGGCAACGGTGAGAGTTTTGGTGGTGGAAGTACCCGAAGGGCCCATTTTGGTGTGAATTACAACATGCGTTGCGGGCCTCGTAACGGTTTTGGGTCTGTTCAAAGCGCCACCTGCTGTCGTGGTGGAGGTCGCTGTTGCTGGGACGACCCGTCGGATCATGGTTTGAGTTTGAACTTTGGGCTGCATAACGACCCCACTCTCGCTTTTGACTAAATGATACGTAGATGTGGTGCTAGCGGCGGCAGTTGGTGATTTCGCATTGTTGAGTAACTTTACCGGCGCTGCTGTAGGCGTTGTTTGTTTCTGTATATAGACGACTTTTCCAGCAGCGTTTGTGGCTCTAACGAAATTTGCCGGTCTCggggctattcttgttaaagttg contains:
- the LOC134284127 gene encoding protein lin-54 homolog, producing MEVDEEYTFDNQTMEELGIDSLDEGTLVGSDDLVEYSGGEEEIEEETVYIKSEESFEEPPQPKTMITSPNITVKRVINNKPIATPTTLTRIAPRPANFVRATNAAGKVVYIQKQTTPTAAPVKLLNNAKSPTAAASTTSTYHLVKSESGVVMQPKVQTQTMIRRVVPATATSTTTAGGALNRPKTVTRPATHVVIHTKMGPSGTSTTKTLTVAEAHQLGLLNNKKHMVQVEKPKPTGISSAIKSPVKVLPGGASTSNNSTIVRLKQSPGTTTTAGQVQRIETLAKPSQKVVLPQSAIQVGQKTGQIQAINIPGKGIQYVRFLNQNSSSAGSASSSGHKVVQVMSKSGTAAPAGSKIIVQNNKTYVVSNGNVTAVRAAPSGQQTRVLPSGSQTVVRRVLSASSSQSSVLRRDPESTRYIAVVRKDDGKSTEAVTNLTASQLNQLSGTTVMAGGSKTKIVMVPSSANSVSHQLKPSLSGSSSLNSSNPTIISVKRESVSGSEDETRKGPAVGTMFPDEAYKKRPCNCTKSQCLKLYCDCFANGEFCYNCNCRDCYNNLDNEEERQKAIRATLERNPSAFKPKIGAVSADEDALRLHTKGCNCKRSGCLKNYCECYEAKIACSANCKCIGCRNTEQYAKEYEYATSLTGVDSVGGVVAGGTGGILEHLSGDDSMAEVSQTDMILGGPSDIKPIGAVGGGGGAFVETKPSISAGTATVAVAGIKRTNSDEPDLTQLPPSKQPYNFMTPDVIEATVQCMIAQADECQKRGCNIRTAERMILEEFGRCLVEIIEFSSKSDS